The genomic stretch CTTCGAGTTCGGCGGTCGCAATGATCGCCATCAGGAGTTCCTCGTAGGCGTCGGCTGCGTCGTCGATGACCGACGATGTCCCGAGGATGCCGTAACCGCGCTGGTCGAGCGTCTTTTTCACCATCACCGGTTCGAGATCCGGGAGCCGCACCCCGAAGACGTTCCTGTGTCCGGCAGTACAGGATGGACTGGCCTCCACCGAGAGCGCTGCAAGGAGCACTCCCGTCGCCCCCTCCATCATGGTGGCGACCGCCGCCATCTCCCGTGCCCCGGCGTACTTCTCCTCGAGTGCCCGGCGCTCCCGGGCGGCCTCTTCAGTGAGCCTGACCAGTTCCAGCATCATGCCGTCGAGTTTCATCGACAAAAGCCGGTGCACCCTCTCTGCGAGCGCCAGCCGCCGCCTGACGATCAGGAGGCCGGACCGGGTGGGTTTGATATCGTCGACCGGCATGATGCCTCTCCTACAGGACGATGTACTGCCATATCCGCTCGGGCGCGAGATCGAATGCTTTTCCCCGTGCGATTGCCCGCAG from Methanoculleus chikugoensis encodes the following:
- a CDS encoding V-type ATP synthase subunit D; protein product: MPVDDIKPTRSGLLIVRRRLALAERVHRLLSMKLDGMMLELVRLTEEAARERRALEEKYAGAREMAAVATMMEGATGVLLAALSVEASPSCTAGHRNVFGVRLPDLEPVMVKKTLDQRGYGILGTSSVIDDAADAYEELLMAIIATAELEGGVKRLLDEIEKTRRRVNALEFKVIPELTEIRRFIDDQRDEMERQEWTRLRRIKRIKAKRGAGL